A region from the Mya arenaria isolate MELC-2E11 chromosome 2, ASM2691426v1 genome encodes:
- the LOC128224908 gene encoding ubiquitin carboxyl-terminal hydrolase 22-like produces MTLSGCPHLHKLKSDKGTDCYKILYACFISCKTADARRRKAKHSVCHTCRVYDLRLHACISCVYFGCYQDSHIQSHAVANEHWLAVDLTYGMINCFACGDYVYDKEVDKIAKKLGNRSSTPVVLNQFAIWQPNHRELDLLRRNVKRRRVEETSTIGLRGLINLGNTCFMNTIVQALIHTPVLRDYFLADRHVCQMVKDGNEQCLVCELSNIFQEFYSGISSTYIPYRLLHLVWTSARHLAGYEQQDAHEFLIAALDLLHRHCIAGPNGRSGSSPHNCQCIIDQIFTGGLQSDVTCQMCNNVSTTIDPIWDISLDLGPGLYNGTPPPVPPVTGYSNSPGNYDPTSLLDCLKRFTKPEHLGSLAKIKCSSCGCYQESTKQLTMKKLPIVACFHLKRFEHSTGYHKKISTYMSFPEELDMTPFMSSSKPTTNDINGTTKGLSCKNKYSLFAVVNHSGTIECGHYTCYIRQHKNQWFKCDDHLITRALPQEVLNSEGYLLFYHKQILEYE; encoded by the exons ATGACCTTAAGCGGTTGTCCACATTTACATAAACTGAAGTCTGATAAGGGCACCGATTGCTACAAAATCCTTTATGCATGCTTCATAAGTTGTAAAACAGCGGATGCGAGGCGTCGCAAG GCAAAGCACAGTGTGTGTCATACATGTCGTGTATATGACCTGCGGCTTCACGCCTGCATATCATGCGTCTACTTTGGCTGTTACCAAGACAGCCACATCCAGAGCCATGCGGTTGCCAATGAACACTGGCTTG CTGTAGATCTTACATATGGTATGATCAACTGCTTTGCATGTGGAGATTATGTGTATGACAAGGAAGTAGACAAGATTGCAAAGAAACTAGGCAACAGGTCTTCCACACCAG tgGTGCTAAATCAGTTTGCCATTTGGCAGCCAAACCACAGAGAACTAGACCTCCTGAGAAGAAATGTAAAGAGGAGAAGGGTAGAGGAGACTTCTACTATAg GTCTGAGAGGTCTGATCAACCTGggaaacacatgttttatgaaCACCATAGTTCAGGCACTGATTCATACACCTGTCTTGCGGGACTACTTTCTGGCGGATAGACATGTGTGTCAGATGGTGAAGGATGGCAATGAGCAGTGCCTTGTGTGTGAATTGTCTAACATCTTTCAGGAG TTCTACTCTGGGATCAGCTCCACGTACATTCCGTATCGCCTGTTACACCTGGTATGGACAAGTGCGCGTCACCTGGCCGGCTATGAACAACAGGACGCACACGAGTTCCTCATAGCTGCCCTTGACCTTCTCCATAGGCATTGCATAG CGGGCCCGAATGGTCGAAGTGGCAGCAGCCCCCACAACTGCCAGTGCATTATAGACCAGATCTTCACTGGCGGCCTACAGTCTGACGTCACATGTCAAATGTGCAA TAATGTATCCACAACAATAGATCCTATATGGGACATATCTTTAGACCTTGGACCAGGCTTATATAATGGCACACCACCACCGGTCCCACCAGTGACAG GTTACTCAAACAGCCCAGGAAACTACGATCCTACCTCACTTTTAGACTGCTTGAAGAG ATTTACGAAGCCAGAGCACTTGGGGAGCCTGGCGAAGATAAAGTGTAGTAGCTGTGGCTGTTACCAGGAGTctacaaaacaattaacaatgaAGAAACTGCCCATCGTCGCTTGCTTTCACTTGAAG CGCTTTGAGCATTCTACGGGTTACCACAAGAAGATCTCGACATATATGTCCTTTCCCGAGGAGCTAGACATGACGCCTTTCATGTCCTCATCAAAACCCACCACTAACGATATCAACGGCACTACCAAAGGGCTTTCATGTAAAAACAA GTACTCACTGTTTGCAGTTGTGAACCACAGCGGCACGATAGAGTGTGGCCACTACACGTGTTATATACGACAGCACAAGAACCAGTGGTTCAAATGTGACGACCACCTCATCACTCGCGCCTTACCTCAAGAAGTCTTAAACAGCGAAGG CTATCTTCTGTTCTACCATAAGCAGATCTTGGAGTATGAATGA